In Calothrix sp. PCC 7507, one DNA window encodes the following:
- a CDS encoding PIN domain-containing protein: MSNFTAIYDACVLYPAPLRDFLMRLAVTDLFRARWTDAIHSEWIRNVLKDRPDLTLEKLTRTKNLMNSHVRDCLVTGYEALIVGLQLPDQNDLHVLAAAICCNASTIVTFNVKDFPAQALSPYGIESQHPDDFILHLIDLNPIEICKVVKRHRSSLKNPPKTSEEYLESLLRQGLPQSVTALQDLCYDI; encoded by the coding sequence CCATTGAGAGATTTTCTGATGCGGCTTGCAGTCACCGACCTATTTAGGGCACGGTGGACGGACGCAATTCACTCAGAGTGGATTAGAAACGTTTTAAAGGATCGTCCTGATCTCACGCTTGAGAAGCTTACCAGAACTAAAAATCTGATGAATAGCCATGTTCGGGATTGTCTAGTTACAGGTTATGAAGCACTTATCGTAGGTTTACAACTTCCAGATCAAAATGATCTCCATGTTCTTGCAGCAGCTATTTGTTGTAATGCAAGTACTATAGTCACTTTTAACGTTAAAGATTTTCCTGCTCAAGCTCTTTCTCCATACGGTATTGAGTCCCAGCATCCAGATGACTTCATTCTGCATCTGATTGACCTTAACCCAATAGAAATTTGCAAAGTTGTAAAGAGGCACAGAAGTAGTCTTAAGAATCCCCCTAAGACATCTGAAGAGTACTTAGAATCGCTTCTAAGGCAGGGACTACCACAATCAGTTACTGCTCTACAAGATTTGTGCTATGACATTTAG
- a CDS encoding tetratricopeptide repeat protein, translating to MKLRLSKQKCIGVGRAFTIAVLTALCAITSLSCSKKSEVLVTEIGVSPPNRRTARNSKAGEFYVQGQNQHLKGNLQGAIASYDKAISLDSQYGAAYKSRGLAYFDLGKKSEAIADYNQAIRINPNDAEAYNSRGNARASQNDNRGAVEDYNEAIRLAPNYAEAYNNRGNARASQGDKNKALDDLGQAIRLNPRYAIAYNNRGNIRASQRDNKGAIADYNQAIRLNPNFGPAYNNRGNARAADGDKPGALKDLQRAADIFQNQDNKDLYQQVMNNIKELGQ from the coding sequence ATGAAACTGCGGTTATCTAAACAAAAATGTATTGGGGTGGGCAGAGCATTTACCATAGCTGTGTTGACTGCATTATGTGCAATTACAAGCCTTTCTTGTAGTAAAAAAAGTGAAGTATTAGTAACAGAAATTGGAGTCAGTCCCCCTAACCGCCGCACAGCTAGAAATTCAAAAGCTGGGGAATTTTATGTTCAGGGACAAAATCAGCACCTCAAAGGTAACTTACAAGGGGCGATCGCATCCTATGACAAAGCGATTAGTCTCGATTCTCAATATGGCGCTGCATACAAGAGTCGGGGATTAGCCTACTTTGATTTAGGCAAAAAATCAGAAGCGATCGCAGATTATAACCAAGCCATTCGCATCAATCCCAACGATGCCGAAGCCTATAATAGCCGTGGAAACGCCCGCGCCTCCCAAAACGACAACAGAGGAGCAGTTGAAGACTATAACGAAGCCATTCGTCTAGCGCCCAACTATGCCGAAGCCTACAACAACCGGGGAAATGCTCGTGCTTCCCAAGGTGACAAAAACAAAGCCTTAGATGATTTAGGACAAGCTATTCGCCTCAATCCTCGATATGCGATCGCCTACAACAACCGGGGAAATATCCGCGCTTCCCAGAGAGATAACAAAGGAGCGATCGCCGATTACAATCAAGCCATTCGCCTAAATCCTAACTTTGGCCCCGCCTACAACAACCGAGGAAACGCCCGCGCCGCTGACGGCGACAAGCCAGGAGCGCTCAAAGACTTACAGCGCGCTGCAGATATCTTTCAAAACCAAGATAACAAAGACTTGTATCAGCAAGTGATGAACAACATTAAAGAACTGGGTCAGTAG